Proteins from one Planctomyces sp. SH-PL62 genomic window:
- the hrpB gene encoding ATP-dependent helicase HrpB, with protein MIPLPIDPSLPGVLDALKTRGALVLVAEPGSGKTTRVPPAIVRAGGAGQVVVLQPRRVAARSTAARIADEQGWTLGREVGYHVRFDRKATAATRLLIMTEGILTRRLLADPFLDGVGTVVLDEFHERSLHTDLAIALLREIRREVRTDLRLVVMSATLDAGPVARFLDAPVIEVPGRTFPISASYRDAPRPTDPATIAGAVADALADPADRGHVLVFLPGMAEIRRAHRELSPIASRFDARVLPLHGSLPSDEQDAALRPSHQRKIILSTNIAETSLTIDGVTTVVDSGLARVAHHDASRGLDRLDLQAISRASADQRAGRAGRTGPGRAIRLWSEQRHALLEPFDAAEVHRVDLGAVLLTLHSWGVTDPGAFGWYEAPAADRIEAAEALLARLGAFDAATRRITPTGERMLALPVHPRLARLLLAAADEGLLHEGAALAALLSEKDVAERRRPGGHRGLSDMLGRLDLLAEAEAARFSPALQARGIDAAAARQVAKVRDDLVRLASRLGLPEHGSDLGDDAREQALLRLLILAYPDRVVRRRGSEETGVMVGGRGVRLARESVVRDGEFFLALDPRETRWQGTLELQVGLASAVRLEWLEELVPQSIRRERSVEYDLGRERVVAMNRLWYEDLLIREDPARPPDAREASRALFEALRPRAREVFRQDSAASAWLSRYDFVREAVPELGWAELSDEALAGPLEVLCHGKTRADQVRQAGKVAYLESLITPAQNRELAACAPESLTIPSGRRVQLTYEPGRQPTLSAKLQELFGWPETPRLARGRVPLLLELLGPNQRPVQVTADLKNFWTNTYHQVRKDLRGRYPKHPWPEDPTTAQAPVRTPRPR; from the coding sequence ATGATTCCGCTCCCCATCGACCCCAGCCTGCCGGGGGTCCTCGACGCCCTCAAGACCCGAGGGGCCCTGGTCCTGGTCGCGGAGCCGGGCTCCGGCAAGACGACCCGCGTCCCCCCCGCGATCGTCCGCGCCGGGGGGGCGGGGCAGGTCGTCGTGCTCCAACCCCGGCGGGTCGCCGCGCGGTCGACGGCGGCCCGGATCGCCGACGAGCAGGGCTGGACGCTGGGCCGCGAAGTCGGCTACCACGTCCGCTTCGACCGCAAGGCTACGGCCGCGACCCGGCTCCTCATCATGACCGAGGGGATCCTCACGCGACGGCTCCTGGCCGACCCGTTCCTGGACGGGGTCGGGACCGTCGTTCTCGACGAGTTCCACGAGCGGAGCCTGCACACCGACCTGGCGATCGCCCTCCTGCGCGAGATCCGCCGCGAGGTCCGCACCGACCTGCGGCTGGTGGTGATGTCGGCCACGCTCGACGCCGGGCCCGTCGCCCGGTTCCTCGACGCCCCGGTGATCGAGGTCCCCGGCCGCACCTTCCCGATCTCCGCCTCCTACCGCGACGCCCCCCGGCCGACCGACCCCGCGACGATCGCCGGGGCCGTCGCCGACGCCCTCGCCGACCCCGCCGACCGGGGCCACGTCCTCGTCTTCCTCCCCGGCATGGCCGAGATCCGCCGCGCCCATCGGGAGCTTTCGCCGATCGCCTCGCGGTTCGACGCCCGCGTGCTGCCGCTGCACGGCTCGCTGCCGAGCGACGAGCAGGACGCCGCGCTCCGGCCCTCGCATCAACGCAAGATCATCCTTTCGACCAACATCGCCGAGACCTCGCTGACCATCGACGGCGTGACGACGGTGGTCGACTCGGGCCTGGCCCGGGTCGCCCACCACGACGCCTCGCGAGGGCTGGACCGGCTCGACCTCCAGGCGATCAGTCGGGCGTCGGCCGACCAGCGCGCCGGGCGGGCGGGACGCACCGGCCCCGGACGCGCCATCCGGCTCTGGTCGGAGCAGCGGCACGCCCTCCTGGAGCCGTTCGACGCCGCCGAGGTCCACCGCGTCGACCTGGGCGCCGTCCTGCTGACGCTCCACTCCTGGGGCGTGACCGACCCCGGCGCGTTCGGCTGGTACGAGGCCCCCGCCGCCGATCGGATCGAGGCCGCCGAGGCCCTGCTCGCGCGGCTGGGGGCCTTCGACGCCGCCACCCGCCGGATCACCCCGACGGGGGAACGGATGCTTGCGCTTCCGGTCCATCCCCGGCTCGCCCGGCTGCTCCTGGCGGCGGCCGACGAGGGCCTGCTGCACGAGGGGGCGGCGCTGGCCGCCTTGCTCTCCGAGAAGGACGTGGCCGAGCGTCGCCGGCCGGGGGGGCATCGGGGGCTGTCCGACATGCTCGGCCGCCTGGACCTGCTCGCCGAGGCCGAGGCCGCCAGGTTCTCCCCGGCACTCCAGGCCCGGGGGATCGACGCCGCCGCCGCGCGGCAGGTCGCGAAGGTCCGCGACGACCTCGTCCGGCTGGCCTCCCGGCTGGGCCTCCCCGAGCACGGCTCCGACCTGGGCGACGACGCCCGCGAGCAGGCCCTCCTCCGGCTCCTGATCCTGGCCTATCCCGACCGCGTCGTCCGGCGTCGCGGGTCCGAGGAGACCGGCGTGATGGTCGGGGGTCGCGGCGTGCGGCTGGCCCGCGAGTCGGTCGTCCGCGACGGCGAGTTCTTCCTGGCCCTCGACCCCCGCGAGACCCGATGGCAGGGGACCCTGGAGCTTCAGGTGGGCCTCGCCAGCGCCGTGCGGCTGGAGTGGCTGGAGGAGTTGGTGCCGCAGTCGATCCGCCGCGAGCGGAGCGTGGAGTACGACCTCGGCCGCGAGCGGGTCGTCGCCATGAACCGGCTCTGGTATGAAGACCTCCTGATCCGCGAGGACCCCGCCCGGCCCCCCGACGCCCGCGAGGCCTCGCGCGCCCTGTTCGAGGCCCTCCGCCCCCGCGCGAGGGAGGTGTTCCGCCAGGATTCGGCGGCCTCGGCCTGGCTCTCCCGATACGACTTCGTCCGCGAGGCGGTCCCCGAACTCGGCTGGGCCGAGCTGTCCGACGAGGCCCTCGCCGGCCCCCTGGAGGTCCTCTGCCACGGCAAGACCCGCGCGGACCAGGTCCGCCAGGCTGGCAAGGTCGCCTACCTGGAAAGCCTGATCACTCCCGCCCAGAACCGCGAACTGGCCGCCTGCGCCCCGGAGAGCCTGACCATCCCCAGCGGCCGTCGCGTCCAGCTGACGTACGAACCGGGCCGTCAGCCGACCCTCTCGGCCAAGCTCCAGG
- a CDS encoding peptidylprolyl isomerase, which translates to MTASLGPIADVAAPAGQGYQLPLDGSASNAPSQTFTATSDNPNIKVEVADGKFWTLHVQHLSSEPGDPTILNEPMTFQFFPEVAPNTVERITNFSNNGYYVNTGRFFPRIVAGFVAQGGSNSATSTSSSSGVTPIGIEVDPSVDFSSYGQLAMANTGEPNSSDAQFFVTFGPQPVLNQKYTIFGQQVSGFDTLEKLSQVAVSANPGAREVSVPDNPVTIVGSTITDTNPNGALLIDTTAAGPGQTATITVTATDPADGTTAVRSFRVMTPGVTTAVRQIGDVLIATPPALGKFFGGTNTIEVNQVAAPTIPASQNIQVVVNGMLDSTQPSASSLSQIIVQGSKANDKITVSNDVLVPATIDGGQGGRNVVRAGGGYALAHGWFGQTTLVAGEGPNRLAGRAGRVRFRANESTAWAFAGNARGRATNGQTLKPTGTYYRFLNNHLVPVLKVRS; encoded by the coding sequence ATGACCGCCTCGCTCGGGCCCATCGCCGACGTCGCGGCCCCGGCCGGGCAGGGGTATCAGCTCCCGCTCGACGGCTCCGCGAGCAACGCCCCGAGCCAGACGTTCACCGCCACCTCCGACAACCCCAACATTAAGGTGGAGGTGGCCGACGGCAAGTTCTGGACCCTCCACGTCCAGCACCTCTCGTCCGAGCCCGGCGACCCGACGATCCTGAACGAGCCGATGACCTTCCAGTTCTTCCCGGAGGTCGCCCCGAACACGGTCGAGCGGATCACCAACTTCAGCAACAACGGCTACTACGTCAACACCGGCCGGTTCTTCCCCCGCATCGTCGCCGGCTTCGTCGCCCAGGGGGGCTCCAACAGCGCCACCAGCACCTCGTCCTCGAGCGGCGTGACGCCGATTGGGATCGAGGTGGACCCCTCGGTCGACTTTAGCAGCTACGGCCAACTGGCGATGGCGAACACCGGCGAGCCCAATTCGAGCGACGCCCAGTTCTTCGTCACCTTCGGGCCGCAGCCGGTGCTCAATCAGAAATACACGATCTTCGGCCAGCAGGTCTCCGGGTTCGACACCCTGGAGAAGCTCTCCCAGGTCGCCGTCAGCGCGAACCCCGGGGCCCGCGAGGTCTCGGTGCCCGACAACCCGGTGACCATCGTCGGCTCGACGATCACCGACACCAACCCCAACGGCGCGCTGCTGATCGACACGACGGCCGCCGGGCCGGGCCAGACGGCCACGATCACCGTCACGGCGACCGACCCCGCCGACGGCACCACGGCCGTCCGCAGCTTCCGGGTCATGACCCCCGGCGTGACCACGGCGGTCCGCCAGATCGGCGACGTCCTGATCGCGACCCCGCCGGCCCTCGGCAAGTTCTTCGGCGGCACCAACACCATCGAGGTCAACCAGGTCGCGGCACCGACGATCCCGGCCAGCCAGAACATCCAGGTCGTCGTCAACGGCATGCTCGACTCGACCCAGCCGTCGGCGTCCTCGCTCTCGCAGATCATCGTCCAGGGCTCCAAGGCCAACGACAAGATCACCGTCTCCAACGACGTCCTCGTCCCGGCGACGATCGACGGCGGCCAGGGGGGGCGGAACGTCGTCAGGGCCGGCGGCGGCTACGCGCTGGCCCACGGCTGGTTCGGCCAGACCACCCTGGTCGCGGGCGAGGGTCCCAACCGCCTGGCCGGCCGCGCCGGCCGGGTCCGGTTCAGGGCCAACGAGTCCACCGCCTGGGCCTTCGCCGGCAACGCCCGAGGCCGCGCCACCAACGGCCAGACCCTCAAGCCGACCGGCACTTACTATCGCTTCCTCAACAACCACCTGGTCCCGGTTCTCAAGGTCAGGAGCTGA